The sequence below is a genomic window from Burkholderia contaminans.
TGCCGCGCGTCGACATCCCGAACAAGGTAACGGGCGGCGTCAGCTACGTGCAGGACATGCAGTTGCCCGGCATGCTGCACGCACGCGTCGTGATGCCGCCGGTGTACGAAGCGAAGCTGCTGTCGTTCGATGAAGCGGCGATCCTGAAGCTGCCGGGCGTCGTGCGGATCGTGCGCAACGGCAGCATGCTCGCGGTGGTCGCGCAGGGCGAATGGCAGGCGGTGGTCGCGCAGCGCGCGCTTGCCGCCGCGTGCCGGTGGTCGCCCGGGCGCACGCTGCCCGATCGCGCCACCGTGCATGCCGACCTGAAGCGGATCTCGACGCAGCGCATCGAGATCGCGAACACGCACACGGCCACCGCGCCGGCCGCGAAGACGCTCAACGCGACGTTCCTGAAGAACTACCTGCTGCACGGCTCGATCGGGCCGTCGTGTGCGGTCGCACACCTAGAGAACGGGACGATGACGGTGTGGACCCATTCGCAAGGCGTCTACCCGCTGCGCGACGCGCTGGCCGAGATGCTGTCGATGCCGAAGGCGATCGTGCGCTGCATTCATACCGAAGGGTCCGGCTGCTACGGACACAACGGGGCCGACGACGCAGCCGCGCACGCGGCGCTGATCGCCGCCGCGATGCCCGGCAAGCCGATTCGCGTGCAGTGGATGCGCGAGCAGGAACACACGTGGGATCACTTCACGCCGGCGATGGTGACCGAGGTCAGCGCATCGCTCGACGCGAACGGCCATATCGTCGACTGGAACTATGCGTTGTGGAGCAGTTCGCACAACGAGCGGATCGTCAATGCCGGCCGGCTGCTGCCGGCGCGGATGCTCGAGCCGCCGTTCGTGCCCGCGCCGTCGACACCGATGCTGCAGCCCGAAGGCGGCGGCGACCGCAACGCGATTCCGCTGTATGCGCTGCCGAACCAGCATATCGTCAACAACTTCTCGCCGACGATGCCGCTGCAGACGTCCGCGATGCGCTCGCTCGGCGCACACACCAACGTGTGGGCGATCGAAAGCTTCATGGACGAGCTCGCGCACGCGGCCGGCGTCGATCCGGTCGAATTCCGGCTGCGTCACATGGAAGACCATCGCGCGCGGCAGGTGATCCAGCTCGCCGCGAAGCACTTCGGCTGGCCGCGGCCGCCGCGCGCGCGCAACCGCGGCGTCGGCTTCGCATTCGGCAAGTACAAGAACCTGATGGCGTACGTCGCGCTCGCGGTCGAGGTGTCGGTCGTGCCGGAAACCGGCCAGGTGACGCTCGAGCACGCGGAAGCCGCCGTCGACGCGGGGCAGGTCGTGTCGCCGGACGGGATCCGCAACCAGATCGAGGGCGGCATCCTGCAGGCCGCGAGCTGGACGCTCTACGAGGCGCTGAAGTACGACACCGAACGGATTCGCAGCTTCGACTGGAGCAGCTACCCGATCCTGCGCTTCTCGGCCGCACCGCAGAGCGTGAAGGTCCATCTGGTCAATCGCCCGGGCGCGCCGTTCCTCGGCGCGGCCGAGGCGTCGATGGGGCCGACCGCCGGTGCGCTCGCCAACGCGATCTTCGATGCGACCGGCCAGCGCATGCGCGAAATGCCGTTCGCCGGCGACGCGCTGAGAAAGCGCATCGACGCCTAGCGGTTCGATCACACCCGCCACGCGACACGCTATATCCGATACCCGACAAGACGGCGCCGGCACGCACCGGCGCCGCATGCAGACAGGCTGGAGAACTTCCGACGATGGATACCTTGCTTTCGATGCGCGTGTTCACGCGCATCGTCGAAACCGGCAGCTTCACGCGCGCCTCCGACACGACCGGCCTCACGACGCCGCGCGTGTCCGCGCTGCTCAGCGCGCTCGAGCAGCACCTGGGCTGCCGGCTGCTGAACCGCACGACGCGCCGCATCTCGCTGACCGAGGACGGCCAGGCGTACTACGAACGTTCCGTCGCGGTGCTGCGCGAAATCGACGACATGGAAGCGTCGGTCTCGCAGGCGCGCAACGTGCCGCGCGGCCGGCTGAAGGTGAACCTGCCGCCGGCGATGGCCAAGCAGGTCGTGGTGCCCGCGCTGCCCGCATTCCTCGACGCCCACCCCGGCATCATGATCGAACTCGGCGTGACCGACCGGCAGATCGATCTCGTCGGCGAAGGCGTCGACTGCGTGGTGCGCATCGGCGCGCTCGACGACTCGGGGATGATTGCGCGCCGCATCGGCAGCCTGACCACCTGCACGTGCGCGTCGCCCGCGTACCTGGCACGGTTCGGCGAGCCGGAGACGGTCGACGACCTCGCGCAGCACGTGGCGGTCAGCCACATCTCGGCCGATACCGGGCGCCCCCGCGTGTGGGACTACGTCGTCGACGGCGAGCCGCGCGTCGTGCAGATGTGCGGCACGGTCGCCGTCAACGATGCGGACAACTACATCGAGTGCGGCGTCGCGGGCATCGGCCTGATCAAGACGTCGCTGTACCTCGTCGAGCCTTATCTGAAATCGGGACGGCTGCGCGAGGTGCTGACGGATTTCAACGCGCCGGCCCGGCCGATCTCGGTGCTGTATCCGCCCAATCGCCACGTGCCCGTCAAGCTCAAGGTGTTCGTCGACTGGCTCGCGGGCCTGTTCGAGCAGATTCCGACGCTGCAGGGCAAGCGCGGCTGACCGGGCGCGGCACCTTTGCGTGCCGCGCAACGCTCGATTGCGCGGCGGCCCGGTTCCGGTTTTATCGACCGGCCAATAGTATGGGCGGCAACGCGGTGCACCGTATCGCGCGCCCGGCGAACGCCATGCAGGCGCGGCGACACGGTGACCCACCTCTCTCTTCCCAAGGAGCCCACCATGTCAGCAGATTCAACGCCGCACGCGCAGCCTGCGCACGGCACCCAACTCACGCAGGGGTTGATCCTGCTGTTCGCATTCAGCTGCGGCGCGATCGTCGCGAACCTGTACTACGCGCAGCCGATCACGGAACTCATCGCGCCGGGCCTGCACATGTCCGGCGGCACGGCGAGCCTGATCGTGTCGTTGACGCAGATCGGCTATGCACTCGGCCTGTTCTTCATCGTGCCGCTCGGCGACCTGCTCGAGAACCGCAAGCTGATGATCGTGACGGCCGTCGTGTCGATTGCAAGCCTCGCCGCGGCGGCGTTCGTGCGCACACCCGGGCTCTTTCTCGCGATTTCGCTGCTGATCGGCTTCAGCTCGGTGGCCGTGCAGATCCTCGTGCCGCTCGCCGCGCATCTCGCGCCGGATCATTCGCGCGGCCGCGTGGTCGGCACGATCATGAGCGGGCTGCTGCTCGGCATCCTGCTGGCCCGCCCGCT
It includes:
- a CDS encoding LysR family transcriptional regulator, producing the protein MDTLLSMRVFTRIVETGSFTRASDTTGLTTPRVSALLSALEQHLGCRLLNRTTRRISLTEDGQAYYERSVAVLREIDDMEASVSQARNVPRGRLKVNLPPAMAKQVVVPALPAFLDAHPGIMIELGVTDRQIDLVGEGVDCVVRIGALDDSGMIARRIGSLTTCTCASPAYLARFGEPETVDDLAQHVAVSHISADTGRPRVWDYVVDGEPRVVQMCGTVAVNDADNYIECGVAGIGLIKTSLYLVEPYLKSGRLREVLTDFNAPARPISVLYPPNRHVPVKLKVFVDWLAGLFEQIPTLQGKRG
- a CDS encoding xanthine dehydrogenase family protein molybdopterin-binding subunit, whose product is MNSHDDIDEGRRHFIVSGALFVAFTLAPAARAAAQLVIADEGAAVHVAKTTQTLAGSLKTNPLLDAWIKIAPDGKVTVFTGKVELGTGVRTALLQVAAEELDMTPSLITFLTADTGASPDEGLTAGSHTMADSGSALLNAAAQVRALLVEGAAKRFGVDARTLTTADAVIKAPDGRTMTYGDAIRTVDLHRNAAPTSPLKSPATFTVIGTSLPRVDIPNKVTGGVSYVQDMQLPGMLHARVVMPPVYEAKLLSFDEAAILKLPGVVRIVRNGSMLAVVAQGEWQAVVAQRALAAACRWSPGRTLPDRATVHADLKRISTQRIEIANTHTATAPAAKTLNATFLKNYLLHGSIGPSCAVAHLENGTMTVWTHSQGVYPLRDALAEMLSMPKAIVRCIHTEGSGCYGHNGADDAAAHAALIAAAMPGKPIRVQWMREQEHTWDHFTPAMVTEVSASLDANGHIVDWNYALWSSSHNERIVNAGRLLPARMLEPPFVPAPSTPMLQPEGGGDRNAIPLYALPNQHIVNNFSPTMPLQTSAMRSLGAHTNVWAIESFMDELAHAAGVDPVEFRLRHMEDHRARQVIQLAAKHFGWPRPPRARNRGVGFAFGKYKNLMAYVALAVEVSVVPETGQVTLEHAEAAVDAGQVVSPDGIRNQIEGGILQAASWTLYEALKYDTERIRSFDWSSYPILRFSAAPQSVKVHLVNRPGAPFLGAAEASMGPTAGALANAIFDATGQRMREMPFAGDALRKRIDA